One window from the genome of Microbulbifer pacificus encodes:
- the sat gene encoding sulfate adenylyltransferase produces the protein MSLVRPHGSVELQPRFVYDSERHHQLIHEAESLPSIVISSAAAANAVMLGAGYFNPLHGYMNLADTLSVAETLRTADGLFWPVPVVNMVEDASAVAGAKRIALRDPNVEGNPVIAVMDVDAIETVSDEQVNTIAEHVFGTLDDAHPGVATFKAAGRQLISGPIEVLNFSYFQSDFPDTFRTAVEIRNEFVEHGWSKVVAFQTRNPMHRAHEELCKMALDAVGADGVLIHMLLGKLKAGDIPAHVRDAAIRKMVEEYFPKNTVMVTGYGFDMLYAGPREAVLHAVFRQNCGCSHLIVGRDHAGVGDYYGAFDAQTIFDEKVPEGALEIEIFRADHTAYSKKLNRVVMMRDVPDHTKDDFILLSGTKVRELLGNGIAPPPEFSRPEVAQILMDYYQSL, from the coding sequence ATGTCCCTGGTTCGTCCACACGGCAGTGTCGAGCTGCAGCCCCGTTTCGTTTACGACAGTGAGCGCCATCACCAATTGATCCACGAAGCGGAATCCCTGCCGTCCATCGTCATCAGCTCCGCTGCGGCGGCAAATGCGGTGATGCTGGGGGCGGGTTACTTCAACCCGCTGCATGGGTATATGAACCTCGCGGACACCCTGAGCGTGGCGGAAACCCTGCGTACCGCGGATGGTTTGTTCTGGCCGGTGCCTGTGGTGAATATGGTGGAGGACGCTTCTGCCGTTGCTGGTGCCAAGCGCATAGCCCTGCGCGACCCCAATGTCGAGGGTAACCCGGTCATCGCGGTAATGGACGTGGACGCGATCGAAACCGTGAGCGATGAGCAGGTAAACACCATCGCCGAGCACGTATTCGGCACCCTGGATGACGCCCACCCGGGAGTGGCGACATTCAAGGCTGCGGGCCGCCAGCTGATCTCCGGCCCTATCGAGGTGCTGAACTTCAGCTACTTCCAGTCTGACTTCCCCGATACCTTCCGCACCGCGGTGGAAATCCGCAATGAATTCGTGGAGCACGGCTGGAGCAAGGTTGTTGCCTTCCAGACCCGCAACCCCATGCACCGGGCTCACGAAGAGCTGTGCAAGATGGCGCTGGACGCCGTTGGTGCCGACGGTGTGCTGATCCACATGCTGCTGGGCAAGCTTAAGGCCGGCGACATTCCCGCCCATGTGCGCGACGCAGCCATCCGTAAGATGGTGGAAGAATACTTCCCGAAAAATACCGTGATGGTGACCGGCTATGGTTTTGACATGCTGTACGCCGGTCCGCGTGAGGCTGTTCTGCACGCTGTGTTCCGCCAGAACTGTGGCTGTAGCCATCTGATCGTAGGGCGCGATCACGCGGGTGTGGGTGACTACTATGGTGCTTTCGACGCGCAGACGATCTTCGACGAAAAGGTACCGGAGGGCGCCCTGGAGATCGAAATCTTCCGCGCGGATCACACCGCCTACTCCAAGAAACTGAACCGCGTGGTGATGATGCGCGATGTGCCTGATCACACCAAGGATGATTTCATCCTGTTGTCCGGCACCAAGGTGCGTGAGTTGCTGGGCAACGGCATTGCACCGCCCCCGGAGTTCTCTCGTCCGGAAGTGGCCCAGATTCTGATGGACTACTACCAGAGTCTGTAA
- the petA gene encoding ubiquinol-cytochrome c reductase iron-sulfur subunit, producing MSDDGVNVGRRRFLTAATSVVGGAGAVGVAVPFVASWNPSAKAKAAGAPVKYNISKLEPGQMVTVEWRGKPVYVVRRTQESLDNLVKVDPLLRDPKSAESNQPAYVNPENRAIKPQTLVLVGLCTHLGCAPMYRPEVGAADLGGSEWMGGFFCPCHGSKYDLAGRVYKGVPAPTNLEVPPYSYESDDVIVIGVDQEGAA from the coding sequence ATGAGTGATGACGGTGTAAATGTGGGGCGTCGTCGATTTCTGACCGCTGCTACCTCTGTCGTGGGTGGTGCAGGTGCGGTCGGGGTCGCAGTACCTTTTGTCGCTTCCTGGAATCCGAGTGCCAAGGCCAAGGCCGCAGGCGCGCCAGTCAAATACAACATCAGCAAGCTGGAGCCCGGCCAAATGGTCACCGTCGAGTGGCGCGGCAAGCCGGTGTACGTGGTGCGCCGCACCCAGGAATCACTGGATAACCTGGTCAAGGTCGACCCGCTGCTGCGCGATCCGAAGTCTGCGGAGTCCAATCAGCCCGCCTATGTAAACCCTGAAAACCGTGCCATCAAGCCTCAAACGCTGGTTCTTGTCGGTCTGTGCACGCACCTCGGTTGCGCGCCCATGTATCGCCCGGAAGTGGGCGCTGCCGATCTTGGCGGCAGTGAATGGATGGGTGGTTTCTTTTGCCCCTGCCACGGCTCCAAATACGATCTGGCTGGTCGCGTATACAAAGGTGTACCGGCTCCTACCAATCTGGAGGTGCCGCCGTATTCCTATGAAAGTGACGATGTCATCGTAATTGGTGTGGATCAGGAGGGCGCCGCATGA
- a CDS encoding ubiquinol-cytochrome c reductase, with product MNWLTALGDWVDQRLPIYRAWDTHMGKYYAPKNFNLWYFFGVLSMLVLVNQLLTGIWLVMSYNPSAEGAFASVEYIMRDVDMGWIIRYLHSTGASAFFVVVYLHMFRGLMYGSYKPPRELVWIFGMCIYLVLMAEAFMGYVLPWGQMSYWGAQVIVSLFGAIPGIGEDLVQWIRGDYLISGITLTRFFSLHVIALPLVLVLLVVLHILALHEVGSNNPDGIEIKKNKDANGVPLDGVAFHPYYTVHDLVGVAVFLFAFCVVVFFFPEMGGFFLEHANFEEANPLKTPEHIAPVWYFTPFYAVLRAVTMDIGPLTAKFLGLVAMGAAIAILFVLPWLDKSPVKSIRYKGVLPKVLLLVFAAVFIILGYLGVKSPTPGRNFLAQVATLFYFAFFVTMPIWTNPTSRKTLVSWIVSGVFAFLFLWMAVVNWKASLFVGVVSLLFAGFFAALPWLTERDVVHPVPDRVTSPSGSKSFILLFGGIIAVVLLAFVPIKAVGAESSVELDHINIDLNDKASLQRGSKYFVNYCMGCHSANFSRWERVATDLDIPNELMLQNLVLGDDKIGDLMQIAMQPEDSKVWFGATPPDLTLVARARSPEWLYTYLRSFYKDESRPTGVNNKVFPNVGMPHVLMELQGLPECAPGPKRDHGKVVRDEMGNPIMDANCGSLQVAKVKGSMSGEEYDQAVYDLVNFMEYVAEPMAESRKRIGFYVLAFILVFFIFAWLLNREYWKDIHH from the coding sequence ATGAACTGGTTAACCGCTTTGGGAGATTGGGTTGATCAGCGTCTGCCGATCTATCGCGCGTGGGATACCCACATGGGCAAGTACTACGCGCCCAAAAACTTCAACCTCTGGTATTTCTTCGGCGTGCTCTCCATGCTGGTTCTGGTGAACCAGCTGCTGACCGGTATCTGGCTGGTGATGAGCTATAACCCATCTGCCGAAGGTGCCTTCGCGTCCGTTGAATACATCATGCGCGATGTGGATATGGGGTGGATTATCCGTTATCTGCACTCCACCGGCGCTTCCGCGTTTTTCGTGGTGGTTTATCTGCACATGTTCCGTGGCCTGATGTACGGTTCCTACAAGCCGCCACGCGAACTGGTGTGGATTTTCGGTATGTGTATCTACCTGGTACTGATGGCGGAAGCCTTTATGGGTTACGTGCTGCCTTGGGGACAGATGTCCTACTGGGGGGCGCAGGTCATTGTATCCCTGTTCGGTGCCATCCCCGGTATCGGTGAAGATCTGGTGCAGTGGATTCGCGGCGACTACCTGATTTCCGGTATTACCCTGACCCGTTTCTTCTCCCTGCACGTGATTGCCCTGCCGCTGGTGCTGGTGTTGCTGGTAGTGCTGCACATTCTGGCGCTGCACGAAGTGGGCTCCAATAACCCCGATGGTATCGAGATCAAGAAGAACAAGGACGCAAACGGTGTCCCGCTGGATGGGGTTGCCTTCCATCCTTATTACACCGTGCACGACCTCGTCGGTGTGGCGGTTTTCCTGTTCGCTTTCTGTGTAGTGGTATTCTTCTTCCCGGAAATGGGCGGTTTCTTCCTCGAGCACGCCAACTTTGAAGAGGCTAACCCGCTGAAGACCCCCGAGCACATTGCTCCGGTGTGGTACTTCACGCCGTTCTATGCGGTGCTGCGTGCAGTGACCATGGATATCGGTCCGTTGACCGCAAAATTCCTCGGCCTGGTGGCGATGGGTGCGGCCATTGCAATCCTGTTTGTACTGCCCTGGCTCGACAAAAGCCCGGTCAAGTCCATTCGCTACAAGGGAGTGCTGCCCAAGGTCCTGCTGCTCGTGTTTGCCGCGGTGTTCATCATTCTTGGATACTTGGGTGTTAAGTCGCCGACCCCGGGGCGTAACTTCCTGGCTCAGGTAGCGACCCTGTTCTACTTTGCCTTCTTTGTCACCATGCCAATCTGGACCAATCCGACCAGTCGTAAAACTCTGGTTTCCTGGATTGTCAGTGGTGTATTCGCCTTCCTGTTTCTGTGGATGGCGGTTGTGAATTGGAAAGCGAGCCTGTTCGTTGGTGTCGTGTCCCTGTTGTTTGCCGGCTTTTTCGCGGCGCTGCCGTGGCTGACCGAGCGCGATGTGGTACACCCGGTGCCGGATCGTGTTACCAGCCCGTCTGGCAGCAAATCGTTCATCCTTCTGTTCGGCGGTATTATCGCGGTGGTATTGCTGGCCTTCGTGCCCATCAAGGCGGTGGGGGCAGAGAGTTCCGTTGAGCTGGACCACATCAATATCGACCTGAACGATAAAGCCTCATTGCAGCGCGGATCCAAGTACTTCGTTAACTACTGCATGGGGTGCCACAGCGCCAACTTTTCCCGCTGGGAGCGTGTTGCCACGGACCTGGATATCCCCAACGAGCTGATGCTGCAGAATCTGGTGCTGGGCGACGACAAGATCGGCGACCTGATGCAAATTGCCATGCAACCTGAAGACTCCAAGGTTTGGTTTGGTGCCACGCCGCCGGATCTCACTCTGGTGGCCCGCGCACGCTCTCCGGAATGGCTTTACACTTATCTGCGTAGCTTCTACAAGGATGAGAGCCGTCCCACTGGTGTGAACAACAAAGTGTTCCCGAATGTGGGGATGCCCCATGTGCTGATGGAGCTGCAGGGTCTTCCGGAGTGCGCGCCGGGCCCCAAACGCGACCACGGCAAGGTAGTGCGCGACGAGATGGGCAATCCCATCATGGACGCCAACTGCGGCAGCCTGCAGGTTGCCAAGGTCAAGGGGTCCATGAGCGGTGAAGAATATGATCAGGCGGTGTATGACCTGGTCAATTTTATGGAGTACGTGGCTGAGCCCATGGCGGAGTCCCGTAAACGTATCGGCTTCTATGTGCTGGCGTTTATCCTTGTGTTCTTCATTTTTGCCTGGCTGTTGAATCGCGAGTACTGGAAAGATATTCATCACTGA
- the hisD gene encoding histidinol dehydrogenase, whose protein sequence is MQFRLKIMSDFFIRRLDAGSSEFSGDLEQLLAWESVADQRVESAVAEILREVKARGDAAVIEYTNRFDRRHLSRADAFCLDQAELAAALERIPADKRAALETAAKRVRDYHEHQLQSSWQYREADGTVLGQQITPMERVGIYVPGGKASYPSSVLMNAIPARVAGVDEVLMVVPAPDNQLSDLVLAAAAIAGVDKVFTIGGAQAVAALAFGTATVPRVDKIVGPGNVFVASAKRAVFGRVAIDMIAGPSEILVICDGKTDPDWIAMDLLSQAEHDEQAQSILLSPDAGFLDAVARSLEKLLKALPREDIAMRSIVDRGALILVRDIEQAIDVANRIAPEHLEVSVDEPERYLPRIRHAGAIFLGRHTAEALGDYCAGPNHVLPTSGTARFSSPLGVYDFQKRSSIIYCSPQGADTLGRVAATLAKGEGLDAHARSAEYRVVKTPGAERG, encoded by the coding sequence ATGCAATTTCGACTGAAAATCATGAGTGACTTCTTCATTCGCCGGCTGGACGCCGGCAGCTCCGAATTTTCCGGGGATCTCGAGCAGCTATTGGCCTGGGAGTCGGTAGCGGATCAGCGGGTAGAGTCTGCTGTGGCGGAAATTCTGCGCGAGGTAAAAGCGCGTGGCGACGCCGCGGTAATTGAGTACACCAACCGATTTGATCGTCGCCATCTCAGCCGCGCCGATGCGTTCTGTCTCGACCAGGCTGAACTTGCGGCGGCGCTGGAGCGTATCCCCGCCGATAAACGCGCGGCACTGGAAACTGCTGCAAAGCGGGTGCGTGACTACCATGAGCACCAGTTGCAGTCATCCTGGCAATATCGGGAAGCCGACGGCACCGTGCTAGGCCAGCAGATTACGCCGATGGAGCGTGTGGGCATCTATGTACCCGGCGGTAAAGCGAGCTATCCGTCGTCGGTACTGATGAATGCGATTCCCGCGCGCGTAGCGGGTGTGGATGAAGTATTGATGGTGGTACCGGCACCAGATAATCAGCTCAGCGATCTCGTGCTCGCGGCTGCGGCGATTGCCGGCGTGGACAAAGTGTTCACCATCGGCGGTGCCCAGGCGGTGGCCGCTCTGGCGTTCGGCACTGCGACCGTGCCGCGGGTGGACAAGATCGTCGGCCCCGGCAATGTCTTTGTCGCCTCCGCCAAGCGCGCCGTGTTCGGTCGGGTTGCCATAGACATGATTGCCGGGCCCTCCGAAATTCTGGTGATCTGTGACGGCAAGACGGACCCGGACTGGATCGCCATGGATCTGTTATCCCAGGCGGAGCACGACGAACAGGCGCAGTCCATTCTGCTCAGCCCGGATGCCGGGTTTCTGGATGCGGTGGCCCGCTCACTGGAGAAACTGCTGAAGGCGTTGCCCCGCGAGGACATCGCCATGCGTTCCATTGTCGATCGCGGTGCATTGATCCTCGTGCGCGACATTGAGCAGGCGATAGACGTGGCAAACCGAATTGCCCCGGAACATCTTGAGGTTTCCGTCGACGAGCCAGAGCGTTATCTGCCGCGTATTCGCCACGCCGGTGCCATTTTCTTGGGGCGCCACACCGCGGAGGCGTTGGGGGATTACTGTGCGGGTCCCAATCATGTGCTGCCGACCAGTGGTACGGCACGCTTCTCTTCACCGCTGGGGGTTTATGACTTCCAGAAACGCAGTTCTATCATCTATTGCTCACCGCAGGGTGCCGATACGCTGGGCCGCGTGGCGGCCACACTCGCTAAGGGTGAAGGTCTGGATGCCCACGCCCGCTCGGCAGAATATCGAGTGGTAAAAACACCGGGCGCTGAACGGGGTTAG
- a CDS encoding YhcB family protein encodes MHATSVLILVGILGLVLGALLAFLATRGRQNVDRTQELELRLKEANTRLEDFQQQVNEHFDQTAQLVNNLTQSYKEVHEHLATSAMRLSNQDIGRQMLEAGSGNLSDNDENLNVLPPRDWAPTKGALSEDYGIEKEAQAPSPAPMNSSSR; translated from the coding sequence GTGCACGCAACTTCGGTTTTAATTCTGGTCGGCATACTCGGCCTGGTCCTGGGCGCCCTGCTGGCCTTTCTGGCTACTCGCGGCCGCCAGAACGTCGATCGCACTCAGGAACTGGAACTGCGCCTGAAAGAGGCCAATACCAGACTGGAAGACTTCCAGCAGCAGGTGAATGAACACTTTGACCAGACGGCCCAACTGGTCAACAACCTGACCCAAAGCTACAAAGAAGTGCATGAACACCTCGCCACCAGCGCCATGCGGCTTTCCAATCAGGACATCGGGCGCCAGATGCTGGAGGCCGGCAGCGGCAACCTGAGTGACAACGACGAGAACCTCAACGTGCTCCCCCCCCGCGACTGGGCCCCAACGAAAGGCGCACTGTCCGAGGATTACGGGATTGAAAAAGAGGCGCAGGCCCCCTCGCCCGCCCCGATGAACTCTTCCAGCCGCTGA
- the zapE gene encoding cell division protein ZapE, whose product MVTVQRPPTSERLTPMARYQRDLQRPDFVADPAQKAAVAELQDLYERLMAAGGREQGVFGRLRRLFRARERRPETGVYFWGGVGRGKTYLMDAFFEALPFEQKQRTHFHRFMRDVHRQLKTLAGEKNPLEKVADRIASRARVLCFDEFFVSDITDAMILANLLQALFERGVTLVATSNIVPQGLYKDGLQRARFLPAIDLLLEHTKVVNVDNGVDYRLRALEMAELYHCPLGIGADASLERSFRSLIVEGCEVREKVKLDIEGRPIVATRVADDVAWFGFSELCDGPRSQNDYIELAREFHTIVLADVPRFDERMESQARRFINLIDEFYDRCVKLVISAEQPVESLYRGRHLRFEFERTVSRLQEMQSREYLARPHRPE is encoded by the coding sequence ATGGTCACGGTACAACGTCCGCCCACCTCCGAACGGCTTACACCCATGGCCCGCTACCAGCGGGATCTGCAGCGTCCGGATTTTGTGGCAGACCCCGCGCAGAAGGCGGCTGTTGCCGAACTGCAGGATCTCTATGAGCGGTTGATGGCCGCCGGGGGGCGGGAGCAGGGGGTGTTTGGCCGTCTGCGCCGATTATTTCGGGCGCGTGAGCGTCGTCCCGAAACGGGGGTGTACTTTTGGGGTGGCGTCGGACGCGGCAAAACTTATCTGATGGACGCCTTTTTTGAGGCTCTGCCTTTCGAACAGAAACAGCGCACGCATTTCCATCGTTTTATGCGCGATGTACACCGACAGCTGAAAACCCTGGCGGGTGAGAAAAATCCGTTGGAAAAGGTGGCTGATCGCATTGCGAGCCGTGCTCGGGTGCTGTGTTTTGACGAATTTTTTGTCTCGGATATCACCGACGCCATGATCCTGGCCAATCTGCTGCAGGCGCTGTTCGAACGCGGGGTTACTCTGGTGGCCACGTCGAACATCGTGCCGCAGGGGTTGTATAAAGATGGTCTGCAGCGGGCGCGCTTTCTGCCAGCCATAGACCTGTTGTTGGAGCACACCAAGGTGGTCAATGTCGACAACGGCGTCGACTACCGTTTGCGTGCTCTGGAGATGGCGGAGTTGTACCACTGCCCGCTAGGAATCGGAGCCGATGCCAGTCTTGAGCGCTCATTTCGCAGTCTCATCGTTGAGGGGTGCGAGGTGCGAGAAAAGGTGAAACTGGATATCGAGGGGCGCCCCATAGTCGCGACGCGGGTCGCGGACGATGTGGCCTGGTTTGGATTCAGTGAGCTCTGCGACGGACCGCGGTCACAGAATGATTACATCGAGTTGGCGAGAGAGTTTCACACCATTGTGCTGGCGGACGTACCGCGTTTCGATGAGCGTATGGAGAGTCAGGCGCGTCGTTTCATTAATCTGATCGACGAATTTTATGACCGTTGCGTCAAGCTGGTGATCTCCGCGGAACAGCCAGTGGAGTCTCTGTACCGCGGTCGCCACCTGCGCTTTGAGTTCGAGCGCACCGTCAGTCGGTTGCAGGAGATGCAGTCTCGGGAGTATCTGGCGCGCCCTCACCGCCCGGAGTAG
- the hisG gene encoding ATP phosphoribosyltransferase has translation MQITIALTKGRILKETLPLLAAAGLEPLEDIAQSRKLIFPTNQDNVRLLILRGSDVPTYVQHGAADLGVAGKDNLLEHDTSNIYEPLDLNIARCRLMTAGIKGAPRPKGRIKVATKFVQSAKRYYAAQGRQADIIKLYGAMELAPLMELADEIVDIVDTGNTLRANGLEAREHIAHISSRLIVNKASMKMKYGPINALIEQLGHAVRARETA, from the coding sequence ATGCAGATCACCATTGCCCTGACCAAGGGGCGTATTCTCAAGGAAACGCTACCGCTGCTGGCTGCCGCCGGTCTCGAGCCGCTGGAGGACATCGCCCAGAGCCGCAAGCTGATATTCCCAACCAATCAGGACAATGTGCGCCTGCTTATTTTGCGCGGTTCCGACGTGCCCACCTATGTGCAGCATGGTGCCGCGGACCTCGGTGTGGCGGGTAAGGACAATCTGCTGGAGCACGACACCAGCAACATTTATGAGCCTCTGGATCTGAATATTGCGCGCTGTCGTCTGATGACCGCGGGTATCAAGGGTGCGCCGCGGCCGAAAGGGCGTATCAAAGTGGCGACCAAGTTTGTGCAGTCCGCCAAGCGTTATTACGCGGCTCAGGGGCGTCAGGCCGATATCATCAAACTGTATGGTGCCATGGAGCTGGCTCCCCTGATGGAACTCGCCGACGAGATTGTGGATATCGTCGATACCGGCAATACCCTCAGGGCCAATGGCCTGGAGGCGAGGGAGCATATCGCGCATATCAGTAGCCGTCTGATCGTGAACAAGGCCTCCATGAAGATGAAGTATGGCCCGATCAATGCGCTGATCGAGCAATTAGGCCATGCGGTTCGGGCGCGGGAAACCGCCTGA
- a CDS encoding S1C family serine protease — MSLQRFLQDWAIPAAIGLGVAAALLLLFPHLRGKPDQSVVIADFQGPASYASAVNLAGPAVVNIFTRKTISERSHPLYNHPLYRRLLDNMNIPQRERMQSNLGSGVIVDQDGYILTNYHVISGAEEIAVVLSDGREAQATLVGSDADFDLAVLKINLPNLTTIEVGDPDKAQVGDVVLAIGNPFGVGQTVTQGIVSATGRDLSKTGTGSYLQNFIQTDAAVNPGNSGGALVDARGKLLGINTSILNQSGSSGGISFAIPANIALKIMQDIIEFGRVVPGWLGIEAQTLSPQLARSFNLASTNGVIITAIYNQGPAHQAGLKPGDVITHINNDPINDGMHGVAAMATLRPGEVVSITYIRNGEVHNTRATVSEKPQSQSRS, encoded by the coding sequence GTGTCACTACAACGTTTTTTGCAAGATTGGGCCATTCCCGCAGCGATCGGTCTCGGTGTCGCCGCGGCGCTGTTGTTGCTGTTCCCGCACCTGCGGGGGAAACCGGACCAATCTGTTGTTATCGCGGATTTTCAGGGCCCCGCCTCCTATGCCAGTGCCGTCAATCTGGCGGGGCCCGCAGTGGTCAACATTTTCACCCGCAAAACCATATCCGAGCGCAGCCACCCGCTGTACAACCACCCGCTCTACCGGCGCCTGCTGGACAACATGAACATCCCGCAGCGGGAGCGCATGCAGTCAAACTTGGGCTCTGGGGTCATTGTCGACCAAGACGGTTACATTTTAACCAATTACCACGTCATTTCCGGCGCAGAAGAGATTGCCGTGGTGCTGTCGGACGGGCGTGAGGCCCAGGCGACCCTGGTGGGATCGGACGCCGATTTTGATCTGGCGGTGCTTAAGATCAATTTGCCCAACCTGACTACCATCGAAGTGGGAGACCCGGACAAGGCGCAGGTGGGTGACGTGGTGCTGGCCATCGGCAATCCGTTCGGGGTCGGCCAGACGGTAACCCAGGGGATCGTCAGTGCAACCGGTCGCGATCTGAGCAAAACCGGCACGGGCAGCTACCTGCAGAATTTCATTCAGACCGATGCCGCGGTCAACCCAGGTAATTCCGGTGGTGCCCTCGTGGATGCGCGCGGAAAGCTGCTGGGGATCAACACTTCCATCCTGAACCAGAGCGGCTCCTCGGGCGGGATCAGCTTCGCCATCCCTGCCAATATTGCGCTAAAGATTATGCAGGACATTATCGAATTCGGTCGCGTCGTGCCCGGCTGGCTGGGTATCGAGGCGCAGACGCTGTCGCCACAGCTGGCGCGCTCGTTCAACCTGGCCTCCACCAATGGCGTGATCATTACTGCCATCTACAACCAGGGACCAGCTCATCAGGCAGGACTCAAACCCGGCGACGTAATCACCCACATCAACAACGACCCGATCAATGACGGTATGCACGGTGTAGCGGCCATGGCAACACTGAGGCCGGGAGAAGTGGTCAGCATCACCTATATTCGCAACGGCGAAGTCCACAACACACGTGCCACGGTATCAGAGAAGCCGCAGTCCCAAAGCAGAAGCTGA
- the rplM gene encoding 50S ribosomal protein L13 produces the protein MKTYSAKPEAVTRDWYIVDAADKTLGRISAEIAHRLRGKHKPEYTPHVDTGDYIVVINAEKVRVTGNKAKDKIYHHHSGYPGGLKSISFEKLIDKAPERTIQSAVKGMLPKGPLGRAMFKKLKVYKGSEHPHAAQQPIELSI, from the coding sequence ATGAAGACTTACAGTGCCAAGCCGGAAGCGGTAACTCGCGACTGGTACATTGTTGACGCTGCGGACAAGACTCTCGGCCGTATTTCCGCCGAGATCGCTCACCGCCTGCGCGGCAAGCACAAGCCTGAATACACGCCCCACGTGGACACCGGCGATTACATCGTAGTCATCAATGCCGAAAAGGTTCGCGTGACCGGCAACAAGGCCAAAGACAAGATCTACCATCACCATTCCGGTTACCCGGGTGGTCTGAAATCCATCAGCTTTGAGAAGCTGATCGACAAGGCGCCTGAGCGCACGATTCAAAGTGCAGTCAAAGGCATGCTCCCGAAAGGCCCCCTGGGTCGCGCCATGTTCAAGAAACTGAAGGTGTACAAGGGTAGCGAACATCCTCATGCGGCCCAGCAGCCGATTGAACTGTCGATCTAA
- the rpsI gene encoding 30S ribosomal protein S9 has translation MATTQYYGTGRRKTSTARVFIQQGEGNISINGRTLDQYFGREVARMIVRQPLELVDMVEKFDINVTVAGGGSFGQAGAIRHGLTRALMQYDESLRQPLRAAGFVTRDARAVERKKVGLRKARKKPQFSKR, from the coding sequence ATGGCAACTACTCAATACTACGGTACCGGCCGCCGCAAGACCTCTACTGCTCGTGTATTCATTCAGCAGGGCGAAGGTAATATCAGCATCAACGGCCGCACTCTGGACCAATACTTCGGTCGTGAAGTGGCTCGCATGATCGTGCGTCAGCCGCTGGAACTGGTCGATATGGTCGAAAAGTTCGATATCAATGTCACTGTTGCAGGTGGCGGTTCCTTCGGTCAGGCGGGCGCTATTCGTCACGGCCTGACCCGCGCTCTGATGCAGTACGACGAGTCCCTGCGTCAGCCGCTGCGTGCAGCCGGCTTCGTGACTCGCGATGCGCGTGCCGTTGAGCGGAAGAAAGTTGGTCTGCGCAAAGCGCGCAAGAAGCCGCAGTTCTCCAAGCGTTAA